In Setaria italica strain Yugu1 chromosome IX, Setaria_italica_v2.0, whole genome shotgun sequence, the genomic stretch GCTAGGGGTATTCATAGGTATTCACATGAATACCCCTGGCTTTGGACAAAATGTTTAGTATGTGTATACTTCTAGTGCTCATATATGTACGTAGGCCCAACAGTCACTATCTGGATCAAGAAATCTCACTATTTTCTTTACAATGAATACCCAGAGTGAAAATCCTGCCTACGCCACTGGTAACATGCCTATCAAAACTATATCAGTTTGCTCAGAGTTACAATAAGATCAGTTCATATATACATTCATGCTGGACAAAATAAGATCAGTACATTGATAATAAAGGAGAATACTATGCATATGACATATGGAAGTAAAAATTGATTCCATGTCATGGCCACCCCAGAACTCCACTGCCAACGTTCATCACGTGCCAAATGCTATCGGTTTGGACGGATGGATCCATCATCCCGCGCGGTGCGGATCGCGGTGGGCTCTAGCATGATAGCATCATCAAAAGCCCCTGAAAAGGTGGAGCGCAAGTTGGCAGTCCATTCCCGTTCCAGGCCCGTTCAATCACGTTGGGGCCAAAGCACCACGATgaaaggaagagaaaagaatGGTATCATCCATGATCCATGCACACACAAAAGCACAAGTGGTGGCACAATCAGCTAAGAAAAAGGCGGTGGTTCTCTCTTTCACCACTTTTTCAATTTTTTGATCTCCCTTTTTATCCTGTCTTACTGTCTCTTCACACTGACAAACTGATTGGCCAAGAATTTTAAAGATTGCTCCATAGCTTCTCCACATTATTCTACCACACACTCGTCGCTTAAAAAACCAAAGAAAATCGCCGGCGGTCGATGTGGATGCAAGCGAACAACTGAACAAGAATCCACCAACTCGCGCGTACTTGGCAGCCCTCTATTTTACGCTCGCCAGGCGCGTCGCCATCGAAGCGCCTCACTTCTCGGCAGGAAGCAATACAATATCATCACTTGATTAGCACGGGCGCGCACGAGCTCATGCATGAACGGAGGCCTACGCTATCAGTTCCTAACGCACAGCCGTACGCCCTCGTCCTCGCcccggtcgccgtcgtcgtcgccaacGACAAGACACCGATGCCCCGGTAAGTTGGACGCACGCGGCACCGGATCGATCGCATCCCCAAGGCCGCCGAGGAATCCGACCGAACGGCCGAAATCCAGGCCCAAATCAGACAGCAAATGGTCTTCCATCCCAACCACCGAATGATCGATCGGCATTAGATTCAGTCATCCAGTCCAATACGCGCTCTCCACTCTATATACGTTCGTACGCTCGTCATAGATTCAGATTTTCCTTGTTCGTCCGCGAGAATATGGGAACTGGACGGATGCGTCCAaagcctcctccgttccaatGATCAGGCTTGCAGCATCCCATCTAGCCACATCATATGATCGAATCGATCGACCAGCCTCCTCCCCAATTATTGCCATCGCCCGATCGCAAGGAGCTCAATTATTTTCCAGGCTACATTGATTCGGTTCATGTGatcgccctcgccctcgccctcgccctcgcaTGCGAGCCAACCGCAccgacgcgcgcgcgcgagccACTGACGACTGTACTACCGCTAGATAATCGGTTGGGTAGTTCAGCCAGGACTCGAGATCAGAAGAATGGAGCTAGAGAGACCCTACTCCAAAAGTGAGCTGCCACTTTTCTCTTGTTGGGCAAGTGTTCAAACTGACGAGCCCGGTAATGGGTTGCTTTCGCCTTTTTAGCTCGTAGTACGGGCGAGCTTTGTTGTGGCCGGGCCAACTGATGGTGATGGTTCAGTCgatctgaaagtctgaaactaGGTACCACAAGTCTGAGTGTCTGATACATGTATTCAGAAAACAGCGGGAGACTTCTTGCATTGCATGGACGAAAAATGTGAAGAAAGCAAGTTCCGGCTATCTGATATATGTACATAAGTAGCAGTAGATCAGCAGCAGATGTGATTTATGTGAATGTGACGTGCCATGAGAGCCACATTACCGGCAATCAGTTGAGGGTCGTTCTGGCTTCCGGATGTCTGAACTCGCTGGCATCGGCAGGGGTGGGTTCGATCGGCGGAAATGCAAGCGAAGCGAGGCTTTAATTCGGGAGGATAGATGTCAACCTCGCTCGCTACAGGGGGAGAGAGGTGGCGCGGCTGCATCACTGGAAAAAAAGGGTTTGGCCAGCCACTCATCACCCCAGCGTGGCACATTAACTCCGCAGATACAAGTCCATGTGACGCCGAACCGACCGGAAAGACCGACCCCGCAAAGATTTCCGCCGAATCAATGCCTCCGCATGGCAATGTTCCATGCTCGGCGCGGCGAGTCTCCATTCCGATTTCCATGCATGCTGCCGCCCGTGCGTCTGAGAAAGTGAAAGAGCGACAGGGAGAGGGATCAAGACAGGTCCTGGTACGAGTGGTTTCACATTTCCTCAAGCGGTGAAAGTGAACAACAATCTTCTCTTCACAACCGAGAAATTGAcaaatacaaatatacaatGTCAAGTTGAAACAATGTGCATTGCTAACTTCACTTGCGGGGAAAAAACACTCAAAATTTCAAGCCTGTTTGGGCGAACACGCAGAAGCAGAGGACAGGGGGAGATGGCAAGCGCAAAAATCCAGAGTCTTCTCAGCTAATTGCAGCTCCTTTCGCTTTACAATCCGGAGGAGGGAGTATTTACAGCATTTACACACCGCCAACGAACCGAAATGGAATCCTGGGCATTGATCTCTCAAGAAGATCCtcacgaggaggaggaagctaaAGAAGAAGGGGGCGTCAGAATGTGGGCGTGAGCAGGTTGAGCAGGGAGACTCTGGCGTTCACGAGCGCGCGGTACACCTCCTCGCAACCGGACTCGGCGGCGTCGACACACTGCTCGAGCCCGCGCACCCTGCCCATGGCCGccttccgctcctcctcctcctcgttgcACGAGTCCTCGAACGACacggtccgccgccgccgagcagtCGGTCACCAGATACATCGGGCTGGCGGTCATGCATGCCAGGGTAGTAGGACGTCGGGGTCCTCGGGGAcggcgcggcgctggcggcggacTCGGCGGAGGCCGTGGACACGCCGGCGAAGACCGCTGACGAGGCGGCGGAcacggcggccgtggcggccgcgaAGGCGTCCGCGAGCGTGGCCTCGTCGGACTCGTCGTCGGGCGCCGCGCGGTGGGAGAGGTCCCGCGCGGAGGACGCCAGGCGGGACACCTCCCGCGCCGACCGCCGCTGCGCCCGTAGCGCCGCCGCGAGTCGGGCCCCGTCGCGCCTGCGCAGCGCGGCGTGCGTCTCGGCGAGGAGCTGCTTGAGCGCGACGAGCGACTCGCGGAAGCAGCCGTGGAGGTCGGCGAGGAGAAGGAGGTCGTCGAGGAGCTGCTCCGTCCAGGGGTGCCGCAGGAGCGCGTCCCGGGCCTGCGGGTGGTGGAGCAGGTCCGCGAGCCCCGCCAGGACGCGCCCGGCTcggccggcgccgtcggcgaccCACGCGGGCCCCGTCTGCGCGGGCGCGTCGGCCCACGCCAGAAGCGCGCGCGCCGAGtcgtgcagcgccgccgccagcgggtGGAGGCGCACGGGGAGGCTGGTGGACCGCACCCGCGCGTACGACAGCTTCTTGGGCCGCGCGCAGTCGAGGAGGAACGACGGCGCCACCGACTTGGGCGACGCCAGCGTGGTGAGCGTCCGACGGAACCCGACTGCCATCGCGCCCGGCTTCTTTGCAAGCCTGCTTCCGCCCTTTGCTTTGCTCTTCTTGCTCTGCTTTGgtcgaggaggagaagaggccGGCCGCTGGGCTTGGATGcggtggtgagtggtgactcGGGGTGTGGTGGTGAGCGGGGGGGAGGCGCGCGGTGTTTTATAGGGGCGTATGGGTATCGTGCCGCGATGTGACGTGGACGATGGGGTGGATGGATCCCCAGCGCGCGGGCGCGGTAGACTGGTAGTACTCTGCTGGTAAGAGACGAGAGGGAGAGAGCGGAGCCCGCACGGGTGGGTGGTGAGTGGAACACGTTTGACCGGGGCTTGGCTTGCCTTTGCCTCGGAATGGGATGGAGTTGGTTGGCTTGTGGCCGAAGAAAGATGCTTGCGAACCAGATATCTTATTGGACAAGATACTGATACTCCCTACTCTAGACTCTAGAACCTAGCTACGGGGAAGTGCTGGAACTGGAAAAGACAGCAggttctttgtttatttttaacACGTggcacatcgaatatttagatacaaattaggagtattaaatatagattatttacaaaatctattacatatgtggaggctaaatggtgagacgaatctattaaacctaattaatccatcattagcaaatgtttactgtagcaacacgttgtcaaatcatggactaattaggcttaatagattcgtctcgccgtttagcctccacttatgtaatgggttttgtaaatagtctacgtttaatacttctaattagtataaatattcgatgtaacgggtgctaaaaataagcaggaggaaccaaaccaggctaAGCAAGCATGAGTTACTGTTTGTCGTTGGTGGGGGTTGTTTCCTGACCTGGAACATCACTTTTGCGCAGCTGGACAGTGTGATAACGTGTAAACTGGAACTACCTAGCTAAGAACACGCTGTCCATTGTACTGCTCCGGGATCTCACATTGGGCATTGGCTGCAAACAAGGGGAATCTCATGTGCAGGGAACAGTGTAGCAACGGATTGTTGGTCAAGTAAAGTCATAGAATAATAGTGCCCAAAATTATCATATAATACATGTCCTTAAGAATGCGTATAATATTCCTAGTATGgctcacattttttttttgctttgagTCGACTTTGACATCTAAAAGTCATGAAATACATTTATCCAA encodes the following:
- the LOC101769738 gene encoding uncharacterized protein LOC101769738; translation: MAVGFRRTLTTLASPKSVAPSFLLDCARPKKLSYARVRSTSLPVRLHPLAAALHDSARALLAWADAPAQTGPAWVADGAGRAGRVLAGLADLLHHPQARDALLRHPWTEQLLDDLLLLADLHGCFRESLVALKQLLAETHAALRRRDGARLAAALRAQRRSAREVSRLASSARDLSHRAAPDDESDEATLADAFAAATAAVSAASSAVFAGVSTASAESAASAAPSPRTPTSYYPGMHDRQPDDSCNEEEEERKAAMGRVRGLEQCVDAAESGCEEVYRALVNARVSLLNLLTPTF